Genomic DNA from Artemia franciscana unplaced genomic scaffold, ASM3288406v1 Scaffold_2110, whole genome shotgun sequence:
ataaacaatcgaAGAATATACTGGATATTCCGATCACTGTACATGCGATTGATGCATTCAGTATATTGTTTGAttgtttaatacttttttttctctgtctaaTATAAGTATTTATCCCTATTCAAACTATTATTTATTGTGTAAGCTTCCACTTAACCAACTAAAACAATCATATTATATTTTAGAAAGTATCTAGAAAGTATAATTTAAAGCAAATTATAGACAGTTAAGTCGGAAAGTAATTTAGCTGGGAATTCAGCAGGGGTTCAAAGCAAAATATTCGTATTCGACTAAATTTAAAGCTGTTTGATTCCTTGACGTTTTTGACTCGGAATAGgttaaaacaaaacagatgtACGATAGAGGTCGATGaggaaaacatacaaaaaactcAACTTACCTGGACCAATCATAAAACCAATAGTTTGAGAAAAGTTCACAATAGATATTCCAGTTGTTCTTTCTGCTTCAGTTGTCGCTTGACTTGCGTAGCTTAGAGAGAGAGCAACAGTagctaaaaagtaaattttgacACTAATTAAACTGACCATGATCAGTCCCTAGTTCACATCCCTCCTTCCAAACACTCTTAAGACAGTAAAAAAGGACGTAATAAACCTCTCCTTAAAACCagtttcataataaaaaaagtttcttttatttttctcaatctttgaaaatactgtaACTTTCTTGAAAATGCTTGAAAATACTTTGCAAATAGTTAATTTTACAAATGCGAGATACAAGTACTCCTGTCCTCTGTCCACGATGCCCAGTAAGGACGTTTTCTGTTCCACAAATTGAATAACTATATGATGAAGTCTCTTGTCTGGctaatacatgttttttttctagtttacaGTTTATCCTATTAAATGAATCATACTAGTAAAATACCATAATTTATTGTGATAGTACAGTGCATAGATTCGTGTCTGGGAACCCTAAAGACAGCAGTTCAAACCTGCTTACTGCAAAGCCTTTTCCTTCTTGTTATGGGGATCCTTGaggtagattaaataaaaaaaaatattcaaatgaaattgaattGTGACGCAGAAAcatagaacaaacagaaatttctctATATATGAGGGTGGCTGCCCCCTCTCTTATTAAGCAGAAGTTTTATAGGTCTTTACAAATACTTCCTTATCCAATTAAGCGGCACTTCTATTTGGACAGTCGTCTTTAAATATTCTTGACAAGGGGTTATGCCCCAAGGGGCAAAAAATTACCTGTAGAAGAAATTACCCACTTAATATCCTCCTTAGATAGTCCAGTTCTAATTTATACCTCCTCTCCCGATCCCTCTTTTACCCCAGGGTACCACGACTACCAAACGTTCTGATTTGGCAGCCCCACTTCTTTATTTCCTAATCGACTATAAAAAACCTGTTTGGACACCTCTTCCACTTGCTTATCCCCGCCATATCCTCTACTCCACTCACCTGACATTCCACTTAAATCCAAAATTACCTTAATCTGTCCCATCCACGAACATCTTCTTTCGTCCTACAGAGACTCCGCCAGTGTTTCTCTCCCTAGCCTACGGTAGGCTACtgcctttaaaaaagaaactattttttaatttaaaacatctTTCTGTTAGAATTATATgtattcttaatatttttcccAGGCTGCATGAATTGAAAATAACTTGACTATAATATAATCCAAATTAGCGCTAGTTAAagctaaaagttaaaattagcgCAAgtggtattagtaaaatctcatcATAAATGAGCAATCCGTGGTTCTTgtaggaaaatttaaaaaatatagaatgttTTACCAAGTTTATGAGGACATAATCTTATCTATAATTAAATATGTTTCGTgttaaacaaattaaacaaaggACAAGGAAAACATTGGCTCTATGCAGATGCATCCATTTGCAtatatttgcataaaaaaattataaagaaaagcATTCGATTACCAACGGCTGCAAAAATTTTGATGCGTCACAATGACATGCATCTCACGTGTCACGTCCATGCGTGGTCTTCTTTTTGTATGAACGGCTAATCGTGGTTGTAATGGTAGCTCCAGTCCAGTAGAGGTTTTAGGTCTCATAATTGGGCGGGGGAAGTTATGGTATACAACAGGAGtgtaaaaacatataaaaccaATTCAATTTCAGGTGTCAGAAAAATGGGTGGGAGCATCTCTGCCCCCCTCGCCTAGGCCTAGAGATGCCACTGCTGCAACATAATAAAGTTACACAAATAAAGTTACCCCATCTTATGTCTGTTACTCACCTGCCGCCATCCCAGTTACAAATCTAGATCCTAACATCCAGTAGCGTCTTGGAGGTGGAATGGCACCTAACATGGCATAAAACACCATTCCAGCTGTAAATAAGAACAGGGTTGCAAAAAGCGGAATTCGAATGGTGCCAAATCTTTTCCCCACATATCCAGCAAGTGGTGATGCAATCAGCTGACCCAAGGGAAAAGAAGCAACTACCCAACCAAAAAAGACTTTGGGCTCGGTAAATGTTGGATCACTGCCATCTAGCTAAAAAATAAACCCATAGATtaacattttctattttttaatttttcattcattgaatttaattaattcaattagCTTAATTCATTTGGCCAAGGGAAAGAAGCAATGCCCAACCAAGGAAGACTTTGGGCATGTGAAATTTGGATCGCCGCCATTTAGCTGATAAAGCAAACGCAGACAAGagtatattctatttttaaatttattccatTAACGAAATTGGCACAATTAAGTTAGGTGAATTTGCAGATTAGTGGCTTTCCAAAAGGAGATATGTCAAAACAATGACATCGCTAATTATATACTCTTTTTTATGGTTAAAATCATGTTTGTGACATTTCATTATCAGTCCACACACACCCCCCCCTACACCCCAACACCCGCACACACACTATATAAGTCCAGGCTCTATACAAATccatcataaataaaaatggtacCATTAGACtccttatttatgttttttttcaatataacaGACTAGCTGTTACCTTGCCAatccaacccccctcccccctgatgGCTGCACATCTAGCCCAAAATACGTATTGCCGTGTAGTTCTTTTCATTGATCGACCCATTTTAAAACCAATTACGCTATGTAGAATTGAGATATACAATTTAGTTTGAGTGATTATACTCATATGCACacaaaacactatttttaatgAGTAAAAACGtgaataatagaaaaaagcatgataatttgattaatacaAATATACTGCATATTGTAAAGCAAGAGTTTCAATGTGTTAGTATTTTTCAGTTTGATTGCGCTTGCATCTTAAGGTTATACATTGGACCATCAGAGGACTGAGGACTTTTTGTCACAAACGCAACCTTAACcataaaaagagcataaaactaGCAAAgtaaaaatgcttcttttttgttctagcaaaaaacatttttttgtccTTCTGGTGAGCCGCTATTCGGCAACTTTACCTTAAATTTAGTCAATTTAATTCAGTTGATCAGTTTTTAGTTAATATAATAAGTTTGATCTGAAGAAAAGAAGCAACTccgcaacaaaaaaaaaaacattatgctCGGTGAAATTTGAATCACTACCATCTagcgaaaaaaagaacaaaacaaaaaaagagtatTGTTATATTCACTTGGAAATGTGAACTCCGTTTGgtagaaataaataattaaatcgtttatttactttattataGACAGAGGTATTTTGAATAGCTATTTCATTGTCAGTTTTTCCTTTAAAGACAGCAACAATATTTCTTACCAAAAAAGTTTGATGCTGTCTTTAAAGAAAAGCCGATATTGGTATAGTTAATTGAAACATGTCTGTCTATAACAAAGGAGTTGTATGACTTGAtcataatatattaaaattttcgaaaataaattttatcgaGTAAAAGATATACCCAGGATTTTAAAGATTCCAAAACTCAAAGCAGACTGACAAGTAGACCTTCCACAACATCACCACAAATCAAACAATATTTCTTACCAAAAAAGTTCGTTGCTGTCTTTAAAGAAAAGCCGATAGTGGTATAGTTAATTGAAACATGTCTGTCTATAACAAAGGAGTTGTATGACTtgattataatatattaaaatttacgAAAAGGCTCATTATCGAGTAAAAGATATACCCAGGATTTTCAAGATTCCAAAACTCTATAGCAGACTGACAAGTAGACCTTCCACAACATCACCGCAAAAACTGCCAGATTCGGCATATACAGAGTGTGAAATAGTAAAGGAGTagaaaggggaaaaacaaaccgTAAATTGCATGATCCTCATGCAAAATACACCATCAACTTCAGCGTATTTTACAAACCTCCAACAGAAGTTACAGCcatctatctaaaaaaaaaatacggaatttcaCATTTGCTTGAGAAGAATGGCCTAGAATAtacttttttgtagtttgtGCTGTTACTTCTTCTTGTTACATGATAGTATTTGGGTGTACACAATCAGTTTTCTGCAGCTTGTTTTTGCCCTTTTTGTCCATTATTTCGTGCAAATTGCCCTATTCTAGCTTCAAATACACATTATCAAATAGCCGTCAACGAAAAGTCCAGTTTTCCGGAGAAAAACGTCCAGTTTTCCAGTGCATCTTAGAAATAAAATGCTTAGAAATATCCGGTTTTTCGAAGTTTTGGAATAATAAGAATCGAAACATGGCCAATAACTTTCAGGCTAGGCAGCAATCAAGCAGCAAGAAAAGTTACTTTTTATTTACAGAAGAGGGGAAAGAACTCAaaacttagatttttttatatttttcaaggtAAATCTTTGTTAAATACTTCTGACCTGCTTCGGACGGGAATAAATGTTAGGCTTATGCTAGGATTCCGAATTGAATTCGGGTCCTAAAGATGAGTTTATCTCTTAGTTATCTTAATTGTTCATGAATGGGAAAATTTTAGGCTGGAATTTCCAGATCCTGGAATTTGAAAAACCTAGtttcagtttagttttcggCTCAATTGGGAAATGGGGTTAAGGCCTGTCAGGCACACAGCATTTCTTCCCTCTTGAAAGGACAGAGGAGTATAGCCTAGGGTAGTTTAATATGGCAGTAATTTAAGCTGAATTGCTGCTAATTCAACCGAGActacaattttcatttctattaaACAAATTCCTGTTgtcttttagaagaaaaaaaatccatgttcCTTACTGAGTATAGGGCAAACCACCCCCACAGCACCCAAAACCCCAGGGCCTGTCTCTGAATCCTTTCTTAGGTGAGAAATCGCATCTGTGCATTAGACAAGTTCAGAAAATCATTATCTCTTGTGCTGTTGTTGGGGACTTTAGTTGTGAtacaaatttttctgaattatccGTATCACTTCAAGCTTCTATTCTCCGCAGTATTTTTTCTGATTAGCGGCTTTTGCtgccaaaaactaaaaatttcatatatattCACACTTCGTCTCACACATCAAATTTAGATCATGTGGTTACTTCGATTTATTTTCTAGTTTCTGTGGTTAACATAATATCTAACTACCAATTATCGGACCACCTTCCCATAGCAGCTACTTTTAGACTAGATTTAACACATGCACCAATGAACCAAGATGCGCCCAGGCTTAAGTGGTTTCCAAAGATTGACTGGGATAGGATTCATTTGCACCTATATCAAGAGGTTCTCGATTCTATTTTGCAAGAAATTCACATCCCTTTCTAGCTTCTTCAGAAATCTTGCCTTACTGTTGAAACTAGGATACGGATTCCTCTTGGTTTTTGTTTTACTAAGTTTTGCCATGTTCTGAGATGTGCCGAAAAGTAGCAGTTCCAATTCAAGTACGCATTACGCAAGTAGCAGTACGCATTGGCGCTCTAGTCCCTGATtggtaaaaaaagcaaaactctCCCGTGTGAAGCGTGCTCCCGTGTGAGGCTTTGGTTTTCTATTTGGAAAGATAATGATCGTCCTAGGTTGGGTGTTTTGAATGATATTCACCTCTATACAAGAAATGTTTCGGAAATTCGATAGCTCGTCACCCTGCTGGCATTGCTGATTCATATTCGCTTAGATTTTCTGCTTCGCTCAATTCCATTTGGAAATCCCTTGCTCTCCCAAACACCACATCCTGGAATGCTTCTAAAGCTTCTGATATCCCCTTGTCTGAGTGAAAAACCCATTTTCCGAATGAATTCACCACACCAGATCCAactttaaaatctaaatatgaATCCGAACTTGATGAACTTCTATCCGTTTACCCACAGTCTCACTAAGTTGTTACAATACAAGCCATAATAACCGTAGTCTCCAAgcggaaacggaaagcttcgtTTGGTACAGATAATATTAGTGCATTTCATATTACCCTTAAACCCCTTTGCTCATGTCACACATAGGATTTCTCATGCAGATGATTTTTGACGCTTTTACAGTACCGTCTCCTCTTTGCATTGGCGATCTGGATCCTATCCCCAAGAAAGGCAAATCTAAAATTCAGCATTCGGCTTTTAGTCCTATAATAATCTTTTCTACAACTGTAAACTGTTTGAGCTGCTTTTTGTTGATGAGTTAAAGGAGAAATGGGGCGTTCCACCAcaccagtttggttttcagaaTACAATACATTGATGCTCTTAGTATCGTAGCTAATGTCCTAATGGAGGCTGAACTGGCccaaaaaattctcattttagCCGCAGGCGACGTTAGGCGGGCATTTGACTCATTGATACACGGATCCACGCTCCTTCATACGACAAAAAGAAGAGTTCACTCCTCTGATATTGGTACCTTGAGAAATTTATATTCACGGCTTAGAGTACGCATTAAAATTATAAGTCCATTTAACTTGCCGGTTTCCAATTCACCCTATTCTAAAATGTGCTCCACGAAATAGACTTTCTTGTCCCAGTAGCCTACCGAATGATCTgaattgttttgtttctgtttgtAAACAGTAA
This window encodes:
- the LOC136042836 gene encoding major facilitator superfamily domain-containing protein 8-like, with the translated sequence MGKSYTLGETPPHFENKSYDGDSSDDEKSSTKHEETDEPQYVLETPEDKRKRRISLLVVYITAFSFSLGFSIVLTGVFPYLLQLDGSDPTFTEPKVFFGWVVASFPLGQLIASPLAGYVGKRFGTIRIPLFATLFLFTAGMVFYAMLGAIPPPRRYWMLGSRFVTGMAAATVALSLSYASQATTEAERTTGISIVNFSQTIGFMIGP